The nucleotide window TCTATTCAATTAATAGTACAGCAGCTAAGGCCAGATTTTTACCTGCATCATTCAGTTTTTGCAGAAAGCATTAAACTTGGACCAGTTAGTACTACCAAagatgtgggatgtgtgtggggATTAGTTCAGTTGGAATAAGTGTACATTTGTTTACCAAGGCCCTTACCTGTTTaaaagaaggaactattccagaactgagtgaagtattaaacaCAAATATGTGGCTGCCAGTAGAACAGCAGTTGTGATAGTCTGCAGAAGAGTATAGAGGATACAAAGGGCATGATGCTGAGTGACTTTGCTGAAGCATTACAGTAGTACCACAATATACTACACtgctaaaaaaaagaataataaggGAACACTttttcataggagtatagcatcaagtcagtcaaacttgtgggatattgatttGGCCAGTTACATAATAGAGGTGGTTATGAATCAATTTCACCTGCTTTGATGCCAACAATTAACACAATTAAAATTAACAACAGGTGCACTGCAGGGCAACAATGAGAcaacccccaaaacaggaaagGATTTATactacaggtggtggcaactgatacattttctgtctttatccttcttgactgatttcacttttggctaagatcagtGTCACAACTGGTAGCATTAGCCATGCAGTACATGGAGCCTACAACGGTTGTACAGGTAGttcaactcctccagaatggcacaccaatatgTTCCATTGCCAGAAGGATTGCTGCGTCTCTGTGGTGTTTTTCCCTTGGTTGAATGCATTTCTTGGAAGTCAGCAAACAGTCAGAGCAAGGGAACTGAGAGCGAAACCAGTGTTTAAAGGGGAAGTAGTAGCACTAGCTGGTCAAGGTGAACAACGGTCACAAGAAATGGCTCCTGCAGGGACTCTTATTACGAGAAATGGTCAGGGTGAAATTATAACCTTCGTGCAACAAGAGCCGCACAAGATGACCTCCAGGTGGTGGTACTGGTGTGGATGTCTTTGACAACAGTCTTTGGTTTTTGGGAATGaaaacatctatctatctacaattCTATTAACCCTCATGTCGTGTTCGGGTCAAATCTGACCGTTTCACAACTTTTAATACtcataaatattatgttttacATCTGATTACCTCAAGACCTTATATGATATCCTCCATCACTTCATTTCATTCAATTCTGAGTGTTTTAATCAACCTtgttacacctgtggtgttcccggtcaaaagtGACCGCCAAAGGAAATGAATGGGTATCCAGAGTAAATTCATTCAACCTAGAGAAAACATCCCCATACACACTGCcccagctcactcacacactctcacacacacacacacacacagtctctctctctctctctctcacacacacacacacacgcacacgcacacactctctctctctctcactcacacacacacacacacacacacacacacacacacacacacacacacacacacacataaagtggcTTTATTTGAATTCAAGATGATGGCCACTGGGGGTGTTATGTGTTGTGGTCCGTTTCAATTTCTGATCACTAGGGGTGGTAGTATAACTGTGCCAATTCTCTGCAAAAACGGAAACGATTCTGGTGCTAAGCCACTGTACTATAATTGTGGTGGCCTCCATTAGAGGGAATCATTAGATTTGTGTGTTAAAAAAAGATAGTAAAATGTTTGCTGTACAGAAACTCTTTGGAGCACCCAAGAAGAGCGTGATGTATGGCATCACTCTTCCCCCTCCAGTCTTTGTCCATTTTTAACCTTTCAACAGTATGAACAAATGTGTGCTCCCATGGCATTTCCAGtgacacagaaaacaaacattgagctaatggtaatttaaggacaaacaaataaatgtcaATTGTTCACGTTGAGCGAATCATGTtaggggtgggagggtgggttTGGGCTAGCCTGGATgtcagaccgaagtttagccccgcctacatcctttgaattgagtatgacgtcgtcaggctaggtttgggctggagggagggaggattaggggaggagaggggaaacagaTATCAGAATATAAGCAATAATTTACTGTGCCTCTGTCATATTTTCAAggatgctgtttgtttgttttttctcttggTTTCCATCTGGTTGTGAAGAGGTTTTCCCTCCAATGTATAACAATGATTGCAAGaaagtaaataataaaaaaattatcataaaaagaaaaaaaatgttctaAAGCTTTATTGTAAAGCTAATCTGTAGTACAGTATCTGCATTGGTTCTGAACATTTAACCTTGAAACCCTTCAGGAAGAGATTGCTGAATCAATGCACACACTTCTTtgaatgactctctctctctctctctctctctctctctctctctctctcaaagatgAAGACCTTTTTGGCACTGTGTCTCATCACCATACTGGTTGTGGTAGCCACCAGAGTCAGTGCCGAGCTCTATGATGACCACCATGACAACAACACTATTGTTATGATGCGAGACAAGAAAGCCAATCCAAAGCCTTGCATGAAGAATCTTGACAATAACGCCTACAACAAGTTCAAAAAGAAACACATTCTTGATTCTAATTTCAACTTTGCTGACAAAACAGAATGGAGCAAGTACCTGGCTAAAAAAGAGCTCTGTGGAAGAGTCCCTGTCCAGTCTTTTTTCCAAAGAAATGATGAAGGAAGAGTAAAATACATCTGCAAGGATAAAGGTTTTGTCTATAAAGTTAACCTCTGTGTTAGCCAGGAAACGTTTACAGTGTTCCATGTCACAAGCACTAAGCCGTGTGAAGTCACTGAGGTGGTGTCAAAAAAGGAAAAGGTCATGCTTGCGTGTGATACCATCGCCAATGTTGAGTGTCTACCTGTTCACTATGAGAAATATAACGGTCAGCATCATGGATCCCAAAAATGCCAGCAGATGCTAGCAAATGCCAGTCCTCTGTTTGCAATCCCATTTTTAGACTTGATCAAAATTGTCTccatcatttttgttttgacCTAGAGCCCTCTATTTTTAATAACAGGTGACGTTTGCATTTACTGGCTGTCATACACATTCCTTTTATCACTTGCAAATAAACCTATTACTGTTAGTGTTACATTTCATCTTGTGTCATGTTATTAATGTGAGAAAACCTTCCCTGCTTTTGGCTCCTACCAACATGGAAGTACCTACCAGAGATCAATAAATCAAACACAATAAGGTTGTGTACTTTTTAAACATATTGAAAGGCTGTAATGTAAAGGTCAGATCACGTTAGATCTCACCTTTTAGAGGCTGCAGATACGAGAGCAAAGTTGAGTGTTTCATAAAGCCCAAATCACTATTATATTCAGCACCATTACAGCTGTTTCTCAGATCCACTATGAGAAACATGGCCAGCCACATTCAGACTAATATGATATAAAAAGTATGAATAGGCTCTGCTAAGTTTCCCTAATGTTAGAATGTGCAAAATTGGTAAAACAAATAAAGGATACCTTCTTATATGTATTCTGCAACAGTTTAGGCTACTGAAAACCTAGTTATTGATTGCTGGAGTGTAGACTAATGtcacacatacagaaaacattTATGATGTGATATAACAATGACTTGTTAAATGTATGTCAACGAttttttagaaaacatcatAGTAATTTATTTAGTCAGTCATCATGTTCATTTCAATTAATAGGAAGAAAACGTAAACCatagccaacacacacaacattttgtGATATTTGCAGTGAGTCACGTCAGCGTAGTAGAGTAGTTACAGTAGGTGATCATTTAAAGCAGAGTTTCTACAAAAACAGTGGCTCCTATTAGaacatatacttttttgatcccgtgagggaaatttgtttctctgcatttaacccaatttaaccgaattagtgaacacacacaacacactgaggtgaatcacacactaacccagagcagtgagctgcctgcccaaccagcggcgctcggggagcagtgaggggttaggtgccttgctcaagggcacttcagccgtggactggtcggggatcgaaccggcaaccctccagttccAAGCCCCAAgctctaaccagtaggccacggctgtccaTTATTAACTATATTATGAGTTCTGCTTAATTGAAACCTAATCTACATCAGAATTATAGTTTCTATATAGTAGCCGAGTGTCTTGCAAGGTATATTGCATGATATTTTACATTCATGCATTTGATGCTTGTAAGCagggcacatttttttttattgtgaaaaaatcaacaagccaaattcattttttttttagttaacgGTAACGGTTAGTTAACTTAACATGGTTGGTTGCCTTCAgagctgaagctgttatagagggtggaccaatgtcatattaagccctataagaataggatgtgactgaatttcatatgggggtcaaggcaggtgacccaatacctTTGGCAATATATTTTATTGAATTTAGGGGGAGCTCAATATATCTGAACCTGCGTAGTACTTCAAAGTCACTCAAAGAAAACTCTGGTCAACTTATTTGCTAATATACATACAGTCTTTGTCTTTGATTCCAGGGCATATCAGAGGAACAAGTTTCTGCAGGGGTGGAATGTTATAAAGCGTACAGAGATGTTGTTTTTCAGAAGCATCATAAAatgataatgtgtgtttgtcacagTCTAGAAACATTCCAAGTGTGTTAAACTCTTTTGCCACTGGTACAGGGGTTGTGGGCTCAGTTTTAACAAAATAACCATTTCCTTTTTGATAATGGAGGACCCAGAAGCCATTTTCTGCCGTTAAAGGGTGTTTAACTTTACTCGCTGCAGCTGCCGCTGAACATACTCCTGCATACCATAACTGTCTTTTAGACAGCTGGGGCTTTGATGAGAAAGGTCCAATATACCCTGCCACCTCCCAGTAGTGCTGGTGTGAGCTGAGTCTCTCTTTACACAGAACATGAGGATGGTGGGCCCCCTGGGCAGCCTGGTTGTTTGGGTCAGAACATGTGACTGATTTCCCATTATTCCCTACTGTCAGGAAGTTAGGAGCGCTGCCAGTATCCAGGGTAAGTTGCACTATAGGGAAGAAAGAGTTAATGTGAGGATTGAGTTACAGTATGTAAGCAACACCATGATATTTAAATTGATTTATGAAAAACATTGCTTAGATTAATTGTTTAGAATTGTCACATATGAACTTGAATATATTTACCAGCACTTCCTTTCACCATATCCAGTTCTGTTTAAATAGAATCACAaatcagtcttttttttattattcttatttttaACCCAATTTGggttgaaaataataataataaaatgttaatttaCCTGGTATTTTAACAATCTGAGCATCTGTCATGGTTGATGAGTTATTAATTGCTGTGTGAAAATAACTTTATTTTAGCCTTCATTGATGCATTTGCCATTTTCTAAGACATGCATTGCAACGATGTATTCGGTATGAGGTCT belongs to Sardina pilchardus chromosome 16, fSarPil1.1, whole genome shotgun sequence and includes:
- the LOC134060253 gene encoding uncharacterized protein LOC134060253, which produces MKTFLALCLITILVVVATRVSAELYDDHHDNNTIVMMRDKKANPKPCMKNLDNNAYNKFKKKHILDSNFNFADKTEWSKYLAKKELCGRVPVQSFFQRNDEGRVKYICKDKGFVYKVNLCVSQETFTVFHVTSTKPCEVTEVVSKKEKVMLACDTIANVECLPVHYEKYNGQHHGSQKCQQMLANASPLFAIPFLDLIKIVSIIFVLT